The following are encoded together in the Pseudoalteromonas shioyasakiensis genome:
- the mreC gene encoding rod shape-determining protein MreC, with the protein MKLLFGRTISLQLRLFVAVLLSVVLIVGDRYTQGGTTIRTSLNTLVSPLIYLANLPYELFSIGAKNLHTREQLLTENEALKKKQLLQSEQLQQLSFLSRENDKLRALLGSSAKQSNRKIITQVLSVHSNPYSHQVVINRGTTDGLSEGQAVIDEMGVVGQITQVGSTTSRVLLMTDTTHATPVRILRNDVRTVVEGIGKINVVKLSHVPHSLDVRIGDILVTSGLGGTFPEGYPVAVVTEINRDEGRPFAQVYAEPIAQLDRIRLLVVLWRNQQESISNE; encoded by the coding sequence ATGAAGTTACTTTTTGGTCGTACCATCTCTTTGCAACTGCGACTTTTTGTCGCAGTGCTTTTGAGTGTCGTGCTGATCGTGGGCGATCGCTACACTCAAGGTGGTACAACAATCCGCACCAGTCTAAACACTTTAGTTAGCCCACTTATTTATCTTGCCAACTTGCCCTATGAGCTATTTAGTATTGGCGCAAAAAACCTGCATACCCGCGAACAGCTTTTAACCGAAAACGAAGCACTAAAAAAGAAGCAGTTACTACAAAGCGAACAACTACAACAACTGTCATTTTTATCTCGTGAAAACGATAAGTTACGCGCCTTACTAGGTTCATCGGCTAAACAATCAAATCGTAAAATTATTACGCAAGTCCTCTCTGTTCATTCCAACCCGTATAGCCACCAAGTGGTTATTAACCGTGGTACAACAGATGGCCTAAGTGAAGGCCAAGCTGTGATTGACGAAATGGGTGTAGTAGGGCAAATCACCCAAGTTGGTTCAACTACCTCGCGTGTACTGCTGATGACTGATACAACCCATGCCACACCTGTGCGTATTTTACGTAACGATGTGCGTACTGTGGTTGAGGGCATTGGTAAAATTAACGTGGTAAAGCTTTCGCATGTACCGCATAGTCTTGATGTTCGCATTGGCGATATTTTGGTTACGTCTGGTCTTGGTGGCACCTTCCCAGAGGGTTATCCTGTTGCAGTGGTGACCGAAATTAACCGTGATGAAGGGCGTCCTTTTGCGCAGGTTTATGCTGAGCCAATTGCGCAACTTGACCGTATTCGCTTATTGGTTGTGCTGTGGCGTAATCAGCAGGAGAGCATCAGCAATGAATAG
- a CDS encoding rod shape-determining protein, whose protein sequence is MFKKLRGIFSNDLSIDLGTANTLIYVKEEGIVLNEPSVVAIRQERAGGPKSVASVGTEAKQMLGRTPGNIKAIRPMKDGVIADFYVTEKMLQHFIKQVHNNNFMRPSPRVLICVPCGATQVEKRAIRESAMGAGAREVYLIEEPMAAAIGAGLPVSEATGSMVVDIGGGTTEVAIISLNGVVYSSSVRIGGDKFDEAIINYVRRNFGSLIGEATAENIKHQIGSAFKTDEPIEIEVRGRNLAEGVPRSFTLNSHEILEALQEPLMGIVSAVMVALEQSPPELASDISAHGMVLTGGGALLKDLDRLLMEETGIPVVVADDPLTCVARGGGKALEMIDMHGGDVFSYD, encoded by the coding sequence ATGTTTAAAAAACTCCGTGGTATTTTTTCAAACGATCTATCGATCGACTTGGGTACAGCCAATACCCTAATTTATGTAAAAGAAGAAGGTATTGTATTAAACGAGCCTTCAGTTGTTGCTATTCGTCAAGAGCGTGCTGGTGGCCCTAAGAGCGTTGCATCTGTAGGTACTGAAGCTAAGCAAATGTTAGGCCGTACTCCGGGTAACATTAAAGCAATTCGTCCAATGAAAGATGGTGTTATTGCCGATTTCTACGTGACTGAAAAAATGCTACAACACTTCATCAAGCAAGTGCATAACAACAACTTTATGCGCCCAAGCCCACGTGTACTTATTTGTGTGCCATGTGGTGCAACGCAAGTAGAAAAACGTGCTATTCGTGAGTCTGCAATGGGGGCCGGTGCTCGTGAAGTGTATCTAATCGAAGAGCCAATGGCTGCGGCTATCGGTGCGGGCTTACCAGTATCTGAAGCAACCGGTTCAATGGTTGTTGATATCGGTGGTGGTACAACTGAAGTTGCCATTATTTCACTAAATGGTGTGGTTTACTCTTCATCTGTACGTATCGGTGGTGACAAATTTGATGAAGCTATCATCAACTATGTACGTCGTAATTTTGGTAGCTTAATTGGTGAAGCGACAGCTGAAAACATTAAGCACCAAATCGGTTCGGCTTTCAAAACAGACGAGCCAATTGAAATTGAAGTGCGTGGTCGTAACCTAGCTGAAGGTGTACCGCGTTCATTCACGCTTAACTCACACGAAATCTTAGAAGCACTGCAAGAGCCATTAATGGGTATTGTAAGCGCGGTAATGGTTGCATTAGAGCAATCTCCACCAGAGCTTGCGTCTGATATCTCTGCTCACGGTATGGTATTAACCGGTGGTGGTGCATTATTAAAAGACCTAGACCGTTTATTAATGGAAGAAACAGGTATTCCAGTTGTGGTTGCTGATGATCCATTAACCTGTGTTGCACGTGGCGGCGGTAAGGCGCTAGAAATGATTGATATGCACGGTGGTGACGTATTTAGCTACGACTAA